From Salvelinus namaycush isolate Seneca chromosome 2, SaNama_1.0, whole genome shotgun sequence, one genomic window encodes:
- the LOC120064422 gene encoding NFX1-type zinc finger-containing protein 1-like: GGGRGRGGVRGRGRGRGGGREISIGGGTPQVHPMDYPTLEELSGKDPLELAITLYSMNHELQALLDEREMRQDLVQLLCQVLCKAFLSKTNHQTVQYLTGLIKDSGFLRTILPHYVMGMGSEFDHTRREQYPQHLDNIMILLSKVLSVFPASSIKGVSMIVALFRPVIISLRAVGVDVLEQTEENLDRIQGLVEHLQERAREGTLRSDNYSFITPQEDAPPGEADFRTLPIYPIPKEFHQDQRSYLRPNLISQRYASGLLYLDTHFRLMREDFVRPLREGIQQLIQSQQDLGNKDIPLRKCRFDDIRVYFDTRLVVPLCTPSGLAYKVQFDSHPLKFVRWQNSKRLIYGSLLCMSCDNFDTFLFATVSDRDPKELEKGFVQLSFLGESRRALAGVEAHQSFLMVETTAYFEAYRYVLEGLQELEVEDLPFQRYIVECSSDVEPPAYLPRADTYDLSAIAVPEFKSSIKSFHTLDPEAWPPMEQLGLDESQMRALQLALTKELAIIQGPPGTGKTYTGLKIAQALLTNQEMGRGFTSPMLVVCYTNHALDQFLEGIHKFLPDGIVRVGGQSNSEVLKRFTLRELKSSHYFRRNLPQHLRRANSKIYDALRTEETKIQTQSVQLECSLRGVLREQYLQKFISEKHWDSLTLQPALDGFEGCGGKKPSLVMEWLGLGFTAFQQRTPHPQNCNADGEMDEAEEEEDDLIEIAEEADLIQAERFVEASNMHHGRDEDLRKTEETVRDMAELMLAMNLENTEIQAEQSEEGWEMQRVQKRKMKHRIRRELGRSSAVSEDEEDTILDVWTLSLPDRWRLYRLWVRRYRTELRMRAQQAEQDYQDTAERLAEIRFLEDLFVLKHAKVIGMTTTGAARCRKALQEVSPRLVIVEEAAEVLEAHTITTLSKACQHLILIGDHQQLRPSATVFDLAKNFSLEVSMFERLIKMDIPYVRLNYQHRMRPDIARLLVPHIYSELENHPSVMDFENVKGLHSNMFFVEHNYHEEEIKDGKSHQNRHEALFVVALCRYLLLQDYQPFQITILTTYTGQLHCLRNLMPAKEFNGVKVHVVDKYQGEENDIVLLSLVRSNKQGKMGFLNIPNRVCVALSRAKKGLYCIGNMDMLGKVKLWSNILHTLREKDQVGPAMTLCCQNHPERHIKVSCGDDFKQAPEGGCNLPCEFRLNCGHACSSACHPYDQEHKKYTCNKKCQKVLCELGHRCQRQCYQECPTDCLKRVEKIVPQCQHKQMVPCHQAPEKFVCQEPCQQKLMCGHPCALVCGESCTTTCMVMVTLELKCGHKQEDPCHYKRSTIQPECRTHCKQMLKCGHPCPGSCQRCHQGRFHMGCLHQCDRLLVCSHKCREPCTRGCPPCQMRCENRCIHSVCMKPCGQLCAPCIEPCAWKCPHQRCSKLCHEPCDRPPCTQPCTKTLHCGHPCIGLCGDPCPNKCRVCHHEEVTEIFFGTEDDVEACFIQLEDCGHLFESTSMDTYMGMDENQQATGIKLKECPKCRTPIRRNLRYGAHVNRSLVEIEKVKEKINGTQSDIEAQKVVLKQQWTDKEDLLRYLPMEYIQIRDTLRASDLTAKELWITENKMALLERLNKLLKIRRGHMSSVETFYFDEKVPEFLRWLMDHHQKFSEQQASDLQSELQRLSFLAELNARCKMANGTGRRVHVQAEVTAMRKVLERMQPFTQQDKDLVKQALKELDKKLPSTGLGITDEERMMIVKAINLSVGHWYKCPNNHIYAIGECGRAMERSNCPECNATIGGASHALVSGNRVASEMDGAQEAV; the protein is encoded by the exons gggggagggagaggcagaggaggagtgagggggcgaggtagaggaagagggggagggagagaaatatcTATAGGCGGTGGCACCCCTCAGGTTCATCCAATGGATTACCCAACCTTGGAGGAGCTGTCAGGGAAAGACCCTTTAGAGCTAGCCATCACTCTGTACTCTATGAACCATGAACTGCAAGCTCTCCTCGACGAGAGAGAGATGCGACAGGACCTTGTTCAGCTTCTCTGCCAAGTATTATGCAAGGCCTTCTTGTCCAAAACCAACCACCAAACCGTACAGTACTTGACTGGCTTAATCAAGGATTCCGGATTCCTCCGAACCATCCTGCCCCATTACGTGATGGGAATGGGATCCGAGTTTGACCACACTCGCCGGGAACAATACCCCCAGCACTTGGACAACATCATGATCCTTCTCTCCAAGGTGCTCAGCGTCTTCCCAGCTAGCTCTATAAAGGGCGTGTCCATGATAGTTGCCCTCTTCAGACCAGTCATCATCAGCCTGCGAGCCGTGGGGGTGGACGTCCTGGAGCAGACGGAGGAGAACCTGGATAGGATCCAGGGCCTGGTCGAGCACCTCCAGGAGAGAGCCAGGGAGGGCACCCTGAGGTCTGACAACTACTCCTTCATCACCCCCCAGGAAGACGCCCCACCCGGGGAGGCCGACTTCAGGACCCTGCCAATCTACCCCATCCCCAAAGAGTTCCACCAGGACCAGAGATCCTACCTCAGGCCCAACCTCATCTCCCAACGCTACGCCAGCGGACTGCTCTACCTGGACACGCACTTCCGGCTCATGCGAGAGGACTTTGTGAGGCCTCTTCGAGAGGGCATCCAGCAGCTGATTCAGAGCCAGCAGGACCTGGGCAATAAAGACATCCCTTTGAGAAAGTGCCGCTTTGATGACATCAGAGTGTACTTTGACACTCGACTGGTGGTTCCATTGTGCACCCCGTCTGGTTTGGCCTATAAGGTCCAGTTTGACTCCCATCCTCTTAAG TTTGTCCGCTGGCAAAACTCCAAGCGGCTGATATACGGCTCCCTGCTCTGCATGTCCTGTGACAACTTTGACACCTTCCTGTTTGCTACTGTGTCGGACCGGGACCCCAAGGAGCTAGAGAAGGGCTTTGTCCAGCTCAGTTTCTTAGGGGAGAGCAGGCGAGCCCTGGCCGGAGTGGAGGCCCACCAATCGTTCCTCATGGTGGAGACCACAGCCTACTTTGAGGCCTACCGCTACGTCCTCGAAGGGCTGCAGGAGCTGGAGGTAGAGGATCTGCCCTTTCAGAG GTATATAGTGGAATGCAGCTCAGACGTCGAACCTCCTGCCTACCTGCCCAGGGCAGATACGTATGACTTGTCTGCTATTGCAGTGCCTGAGTTTAAGAGCAGTATCAAGAGCTTCCACACCCTGGATCCTGAAGCCTGGCCCCCCATGGAGCAGCTGGGATTGGACGAGTCTCAGATGAGAGCCCTTCAGCTCGCACTCACCAAGGAGCTGGCTATCATCCAGGGACCCCCAGGCACAG GGAAGACCTACACAGGACTAAAGATCGCCCAGGCTCTGCTTACCAAtcaggagatggggagaggtttCACCTCGCCCATGCTGGTGGTTTGTTACACCAACCACGCTCTGGACCAGTTCCTAGAAG GCATCCACAAGTTTTTACCAGACGGTATTGTGAGAGTGGGTGGGCAAAGCAACAGTGAGGTCCTGAAGCGTTTCACCCTGAGGGAGCTGAAAAGCTCCCATTACTTCCGCCGCAACCTACCGCAACATCTTCGCCGTGCAAACAGTAAG ATCTATGATGCATTGCGGACAGAAGAGACTAAGATCCAAACTCAGTCTGTGCAGCTGGAGTGCAGTCTTCGGGGCGTCCTAAGGGAGCAGTACCTCCAAAAGTTCATCTCAGAGAAACACTGGGATAGCCTGACGCTACAGCCA GCACTGGATGGCTTTGAGGGCTGTGGTGGGAAGAAGCCGTCTCTTGTTATGGAGTGGCTGGGATTAGGTTTCACTGCCTTCCAGCAGAGGACGCCACATCCTCAAAATTGCAATGCAG ATGGGGAAATGGACGAAGCtgaagaggaagaggacgacCTGATCGAGATAGCGGAGGAGGCAGACCTGATCCAGGCGGAACGCTTTGTAGAAGCCTCAAACATGCATCATGGTCGGGATGAAGATCTTAGAAAGACggaggagacagtcagagatatGGCGGAACTGATGCTGGCCATGAACCTGGAGAACACTGAGATACAGGCAGAGCAGAGTGAAGAAGGCTGGGAG ATGCAGCGGGTACAGAAGAGGAAGATGAAACATCGTATTAGGAGGGAGCTGGGCAGGAGCTCAGCCGTGAGTGAGGATGAGGAGGACACCATTCTGGATGTGTGGACTCTCAGTCTGCCAGACAGATGGAGACTGTACCG GTTATGGGTGAGGCGTTACCGGACTGAGCTGCGTATGCGAGCCCAGCAGGCGGAGCAGGACTATCAGGACACAGCCGAGCGTCTGGCTGAGATTCGTTTCCTTGAGGACTTATTTGTCCTGAAGCATGCCAAGGTCATCGGCATGACGACTACGGGGGCTGCTAGATGCCGCAAAGCTTTGCAGGAAGTGAGTCCCCGCCTGGTGATCGTGGAAGAGGCGGCGGAGGTACTGGAGGCCCACACCATCACCACTCTGAGCAAGGCTTGCCAGCATCTCATCCTCATTGGAGACCACCAACAG CTCCGGCCCAGTGCAACAGTGTTTGACCTGGCCAAGAACTTCAGTCTTGAAGTGTCCATGTTTGAGAGGCTGATCAAGATGGACATTCCGTATGTCAGACTTAACTATCAG CATCGTATGAGGCCAGACATTGCCCGTCTCCTGGTCCCTCACATCTACTCTGAGCTGGAGAACCACCCCTCAGTGATGGACTTTGAGAATGTTAAG GGGCTTCACTCAAACATGTTCTTTGTGGAGCATAATTATCATGAAGAGGAGATCAAGGATGGAAAAAGTCACCAGAACCGCCACGAGGCCCTCTTCGTGGTGGCACTGTGTCGCTACCTCCTGTTACAGGACTACCAGCCGTTCCAGATCACCATCCTCACCACTTACACAGGCCAACTCCACTGTCTGCGCAACCTCATGccagccaaagagttcaatgggGTCAAAGTTCATGTTGTTGACAAATATCAAGGGGAGGAGAATGATATTGTCCTGCTGTCCCTGGTTCGAAGTAACAAACAGGGGAAGATGGGTTTCTTGAACATCCCCAACCGTGTCTGTGTAGCCCTGTCAAGGGCTAAGAAGGGCCTCTACTGCATTGGAAACATGGACATGTTGGGAAAGGTCAAGCTTTGGAGCAACATCCTGCACACGCTGCGAGAGAAAGACCAAGTGGGCCCTGCAATGACTttgtgctgccagaaccaccctGAGCGACACATTAAAGTGTCCTGCGGAGACGACTTCAAACAAGCTCCCGAGGGAGGCTGCAACCTGCCCTGCGAGTTCCGCTTGAACTGTGGTCACGCGTGCTCCAGTGCCTGCCACCCGTACGACCAAGAGCACAAAAAGTACACATGCAACAAGAAGTGCCAGAAGGTCCTTTGTGAGCTGGGGCATCGATGCCAACGTCAGTGCTACCAGGAGTGCCCTACTGACTGCCTTAAGCGGGTAGAAAAGATTGTGCCACAGTGCCAGCACAAGCAGATGGTGCCCTGTCACCAGGCTCCGGAGAAGTTTGTGTGCCAGGAGCCCTGTCAGCAGAAGCTCATGTGTGGGCATCCATGTGCCTTGGTGTGTGGGGAGTCCTGCACCACCACCTGCATGGTGATGGTCACATTGGAGCTCAAATGTGGACACAAGCAAGAAGATCCCTGTCATTATAAGAGATCTACCATACAGCCAGAATGCAGGACACATTGCAAACAGATGCTGAAGTGTGGCCACCCCTGTCCTGGTTCCTGCCAGAGGTGCCACCAGGGCCGCTTCCACATGGGCTGTCTCCACCAATGTGATCGCCTCCTAGTCTGCTCCCATAAATGTCGGGAGCCCTGTACACGTGGATGCCCACCCTGTCAAATGCGCTGTGAGAATCGCTGCATCCATAGTGTCTGTATGAAGCCATGCGGCCAGCTCTGTGCCCCCTGCATAGAGCCTTGTGCCTGGAAGTGCCCTCATCAGCGCTGCAGCAAGCTTTGCCATGAGCCTTGTGACCGTCCACCATGCACCCAACCCTGTACCAAAACCTTGCACTGTGGGCACCCATGCATCGGCCTGTGTGGAGACCCCTGCCCCAACAAGTGTCGTGTTTGCCACCACGAGGAGGTAACAGAGATCTTCTTTGGTACGGAGGACGATGTTGAGGCCTGTTTCATTCAGCTAGAGGACTGCGGACACTTGTTTGAGTCCACGTCCATGGACACATACATGGGAATGGATGAGAACCAGCAGGCTACCGGAATAAAGTTGAAGGAGTGCCCCAAGTGTCGCACACCCATCCGCAGGAATCTCCGGTACGGGGCTCATGTCAACCGGAGTCTGGTGGAAATTGAAAAAGTGAAGGAGAAGATTAATGGAACACAGTCAGATATTGAGGCACAGAAGGTGGTCCTTAAGCAGCAATGGACTGACAAGGAGGATTTGCTAAGGTACCTACCTATGGAGTACATACAGATCAGAGATACACTGAGAGCCTCCGACCTCACAGCAAAGGAACTATGGATCACTGAGAACAAGATGGCCTTACTTGAGAGACTGAACAAGCTGCTGAAGATTCGTAGAGGGCACATGTCAAGCGTAGAAACCTTTTACTTTGACGAGAAGGTTCCGGAGTTCCTGAGGTGGCTGATGGATCATCACCAAAAGTTCTCAGAGCAGCAGGCATCTGATCTGCAGAGCGAGCTACAGAGGCTCTCCTTTTTGGCAGAGCTTAACGCCCGCTGCAAGATGGCTAATGGAACAGGCCGTCGGGTCCACGTTCAGGCTGAGGTCACAGCCATGAGGAAGGTTCTGGAGAGAATGCAG